One region of Sphingomonas kaistensis genomic DNA includes:
- a CDS encoding glycoside hydrolase family 97 protein, with amino-acid sequence MRILLALAALSLTAPVVAQTNVATATSPSGTLTLTVTTNGEGRVGYAVARGQTPVIGESHLGFLFSDSRQMLRNMELKAKTEAKVDSTWEQPWGEWRQVRDHHNEVALTFQEKDKLRRTMRVRFRLFDDAVAFRYELPEQENLKTANIVEELTQFRVLGTGRAWWAPAYESNREEYLYNDTPITGVGTAQTPFTIRRDDGIHVAIHEASLVDYSGMNVAHVQGGLMKADLTPSSSGPKVVRDTPFETPWRVILIAPDAPSLYHANKEILNLNEPNKLGDVSWVKPQKYVGVWWGMHLDTQTWASGPKHGATTAYTRKMIDFAAKHGFRGVLVEGWNKGWDGDWFATGDDFSFTEPYPDYDIKSLAAYGKRKGVHIIGHHETSANIANYERQLGSAMDYARSMNMEAIKTGYVSDAGGVQALDANGRKVFEWHEGQVMSRHHLNVVTEAAKRRIAINPHEPIKDTGLRRTYPNWVSREGQRGMEYNAWGDPKNPPRYDTELLFTRLLAGPMDFTPGILSLMGRGDTPIPSTLARQLAYYVTVASPIQMAADLPENYEKNPGPFQFIKDVAVDWDDTRMLAGEVGGYGVIARKERGAPTWFLGGITNEEGRDLNLPLTFLEAGKRYRAEIYRDGEGADFRTNPRAIAIEKRTVTAADRMAVRMAPGGGFAVRFVRLGR; translated from the coding sequence ATGCGTATCCTGCTAGCCCTTGCAGCCCTGTCGCTGACCGCGCCGGTCGTCGCCCAAACCAATGTGGCGACCGCCACCTCGCCGTCGGGGACGCTGACGCTGACGGTCACGACCAATGGCGAGGGCCGGGTCGGCTATGCGGTGGCCCGCGGGCAAACGCCGGTGATCGGCGAAAGCCATCTCGGCTTCCTGTTCAGCGACAGCCGCCAGATGCTCCGCAACATGGAGCTCAAGGCCAAGACCGAGGCCAAGGTCGACAGCACGTGGGAGCAGCCGTGGGGCGAGTGGCGGCAGGTCCGCGACCACCACAACGAAGTGGCGCTGACTTTCCAGGAAAAGGACAAGCTGCGCCGCACGATGCGGGTCCGCTTCCGGCTGTTCGATGACGCGGTCGCTTTCCGCTACGAGCTGCCCGAGCAGGAGAACCTCAAGACCGCCAACATCGTCGAGGAACTGACCCAGTTCCGGGTCCTCGGGACCGGCCGCGCCTGGTGGGCGCCGGCGTATGAGAGCAACCGCGAGGAATATCTCTACAACGATACCCCGATCACCGGCGTCGGCACCGCGCAGACACCCTTCACCATCCGCCGCGACGACGGGATCCATGTCGCGATCCACGAAGCATCACTGGTCGACTATTCGGGCATGAACGTCGCCCATGTGCAGGGCGGGCTGATGAAGGCCGACCTGACGCCCTCGTCGAGCGGGCCGAAAGTGGTGCGCGACACGCCGTTCGAAACGCCGTGGCGGGTGATCCTGATCGCGCCCGACGCGCCCTCGCTCTACCACGCCAACAAGGAAATCCTGAACCTCAACGAGCCCAACAAGCTGGGCGACGTCAGCTGGGTGAAGCCGCAGAAATATGTCGGCGTGTGGTGGGGAATGCACCTCGACACGCAGACCTGGGCGTCGGGACCCAAGCATGGCGCGACCACCGCCTACACCCGCAAGATGATCGATTTCGCGGCGAAGCACGGCTTCCGCGGTGTGCTGGTCGAGGGCTGGAACAAGGGGTGGGACGGCGACTGGTTCGCGACCGGCGACGATTTCAGCTTCACCGAGCCCTATCCCGATTACGACATCAAGAGCCTTGCCGCTTATGGCAAGCGCAAGGGTGTCCACATCATCGGGCACCATGAGACCAGCGCCAACATCGCCAATTACGAACGTCAGCTCGGGTCAGCGATGGACTATGCCCGGTCGATGAACATGGAAGCGATCAAGACCGGCTACGTTTCCGACGCCGGCGGCGTGCAGGCGCTCGACGCCAACGGCCGCAAGGTGTTCGAATGGCACGAGGGCCAGGTGATGAGCCGCCACCACCTGAACGTGGTGACCGAGGCTGCCAAGCGCCGGATCGCGATCAACCCGCATGAGCCGATCAAGGACACGGGCCTGCGCCGCACCTATCCCAACTGGGTCAGCCGCGAAGGCCAGCGCGGCATGGAATATAATGCGTGGGGCGATCCCAAGAACCCGCCGCGCTACGACACCGAATTGCTGTTCACACGGCTGCTGGCCGGACCGATGGACTTCACCCCCGGCATCCTCAGCCTGATGGGTCGCGGTGACACACCGATCCCTTCGACCCTTGCCCGGCAGCTGGCCTATTACGTGACGGTCGCCTCGCCGATCCAGATGGCGGCCGACCTGCCCGAGAATTACGAGAAGAACCCCGGCCCCTTCCAGTTCATCAAGGACGTCGCAGTCGACTGGGACGATACCCGCATGCTGGCCGGTGAGGTCGGCGGCTACGGGGTCATCGCGCGCAAGGAGCGTGGCGCCCCGACCTGGTTCCTCGGCGGGATCACCAACGAGGAAGGCCGTGACCTCAACCTCCCGCTGACCTTCCTCGAGGCCGGCAAGCGCTACCGGGCGGAGATTTATCGCGACGGAGAGGGCGCCGATTTCCGCACCAACCCGCGTGCGATCGCGATCGAGAAGCGGACCGTCACCGCCGCCGACCGGATGGCGGTGCGGATGGCGCCGGGCGGCGGCTTTGCGGTTCGCTTCGTGAGGCTTGGCCGCTGA
- a CDS encoding tryptophan 7-halogenase, whose product MQRISKVVIVGGGTAGWMSAALLGRTFGRTLDITLVESDEIGTVGVGEATIPPILVYNQALGIDEAEFLRETRGTIKLGIEFQNWGTLGHRYMHAFGDVGHYHGLSPFVHYFLRAKAAGLADRLGDYSLGERAAYAGRFGHLPRVPNTPLAGLNYAYHFDAGLYARYLRRIAEGHGVTRQEGLIQSVERDGESGHVQSVVLADGSRIEGELFLDCSGFRALLIGEAMGVDCQDWTHWLPADRAWAVPTENVGEPRPYTQSIAHQAGWQWRIPLQHRTGNGHVFASAFMGEDEARDVLLANLEGKPIAEPRLLKFTTGRRERFWEKNVVSIGLSSGFLEPLESTSIHLIQSAVVKLSTLFPDAGFDPAYADEFNRQMTAEFDGVRDFIILHYHANQRTDAPMWTACREMAVPDSLKDRIDLFRDTGRIFRHGRELFHEVGWLQVMLGQGIEPRRYDHMADALPQAELDAFLANLKTVMAGTVSRLPTHRQFLEGTGAKLEAVAA is encoded by the coding sequence GTGCAGCGGATAAGCAAGGTCGTAATTGTGGGCGGCGGGACCGCCGGCTGGATGAGCGCGGCGCTGCTCGGCCGCACCTTCGGCCGCACCCTCGACATCACGCTGGTGGAATCAGACGAGATCGGCACCGTCGGCGTCGGCGAGGCGACCATTCCGCCGATCCTCGTCTACAACCAGGCGCTCGGAATCGACGAGGCGGAATTCCTCCGCGAGACCCGCGGCACCATCAAGCTGGGCATCGAGTTCCAGAACTGGGGCACGCTCGGCCACCGCTACATGCACGCCTTCGGAGACGTTGGTCACTACCACGGCCTCTCCCCCTTCGTGCATTACTTCCTACGCGCCAAGGCGGCGGGTCTGGCCGATCGCCTGGGCGATTATTCGCTAGGTGAGCGGGCGGCCTATGCCGGACGCTTCGGCCATTTGCCGCGGGTTCCGAACACTCCGCTCGCCGGGCTCAATTACGCGTATCACTTCGATGCCGGCCTGTACGCGCGCTACCTGCGCCGGATCGCCGAAGGCCATGGGGTGACCCGGCAGGAAGGCCTCATCCAGTCGGTCGAACGCGACGGCGAAAGCGGCCACGTACAGTCCGTGGTCCTGGCCGACGGATCACGAATCGAGGGCGAGCTGTTCCTCGATTGCTCGGGCTTTCGCGCGTTGCTGATCGGCGAGGCGATGGGAGTCGACTGTCAGGACTGGACCCACTGGCTGCCGGCCGACCGCGCGTGGGCGGTACCGACCGAGAATGTCGGCGAGCCGCGGCCGTACACCCAGTCCATCGCGCATCAGGCGGGGTGGCAATGGCGCATTCCGTTGCAGCACCGCACCGGTAACGGCCACGTGTTCGCGTCCGCCTTCATGGGTGAAGACGAAGCCCGCGACGTGCTGCTGGCGAACCTCGAAGGCAAGCCGATCGCCGAGCCGCGGCTGCTCAAGTTCACGACCGGACGGCGCGAACGCTTCTGGGAGAAGAATGTCGTCTCGATCGGCCTGTCGAGCGGCTTCCTCGAACCGCTCGAGTCGACCAGCATCCACCTCATCCAGTCGGCAGTGGTGAAGCTGTCGACCCTGTTCCCCGACGCCGGGTTCGATCCCGCCTACGCGGACGAGTTCAATCGCCAGATGACCGCCGAATTCGATGGCGTGCGGGACTTCATCATTCTGCATTATCATGCCAATCAGCGGACCGACGCACCGATGTGGACGGCATGCCGCGAGATGGCAGTGCCCGACAGCCTGAAGGATCGCATCGATCTGTTCCGCGACACCGGCCGCATCTTCCGCCACGGCCGGGAGCTGTTCCACGAGGTCGGCTGGCTGCAGGTGATGCTAGGTCAGGGGATCGAGCCGCGCCGCTACGATCACATGGCCGACGCGCTGCCCCAAGCCGAGCTCGACGCCTTTCTCGCCAATCTGAAGACCGTCATGGCCGGCACCGTCAGCCGCCTTCCCACCCATCGCCAGTTCCTTGAAGGAACGGGCGCCAAGCTTGAGGCCGTTGCCGCATGA
- a CDS encoding alpha-amylase family glycosyl hydrolase — protein MSSAAPFAEPPVRAEPAAAEPWWRGATIYQIYPRSFCDSDGDGIGDLRGITARLTHVADLGVDAVWVSPFFTSPMKDFGYDVADYRDVDPIFGTLADFDALIARAHALGLKVLIDLVFSHTSDQHRWFVESRSSRTNDKADWYVWADPKPDGSPPSNWQSVFGGPSWTWDARREQYYHHNFLKEQPQLNGHHPAVQQALLDIVSFWLDRGVDGFRFDAVNFMMHDPRLTDNPPVVNPTQRTRPFDLQHHFHNQSQPEILPFLERLRALCDDHGAAFALAEVGGEQAREEMADYTAPGRLHSAYGFDFLYADRLTPALVAESAGRWPDRPGMGWPSWAFENHDAPRALSRWVDEAHAAQFARTKLLLLAALRGSIILYQGEELGLTQVEVPFELLQDPEAIANWPQTLSRDGVRTPMPWSRGEAGLGFTSGTPWLPFGADHTALSVDAQAADPESLLHLTRSVIALRNAHQALRWGSLDIVEAGEQRLVFDRLRGGQRLRCSFNLSADPAAFAPVGTIIFSTGDHAGGELGPFAAVIEEF, from the coding sequence ATGTCATCTGCCGCGCCGTTCGCTGAGCCGCCGGTGCGGGCAGAGCCGGCCGCAGCCGAGCCCTGGTGGCGCGGGGCGACCATCTATCAAATCTATCCGCGCAGCTTCTGCGACAGCGATGGCGACGGCATCGGTGATCTCAGGGGCATCACTGCCCGCCTGACCCATGTCGCCGACCTGGGGGTCGACGCGGTATGGGTATCGCCCTTCTTCACCTCGCCGATGAAGGACTTCGGCTACGACGTCGCCGATTACCGCGATGTCGACCCGATCTTCGGCACATTGGCCGATTTCGACGCGCTGATCGCCCGCGCCCATGCCCTCGGCCTCAAGGTGCTGATCGACCTCGTCTTCTCGCACACCAGCGACCAGCATCGCTGGTTCGTCGAAAGCCGGTCGAGCCGCACCAACGACAAGGCGGACTGGTACGTGTGGGCCGACCCCAAGCCCGACGGCTCACCGCCAAGCAACTGGCAGTCGGTGTTTGGCGGTCCGAGCTGGACCTGGGACGCGCGGCGCGAGCAATATTACCACCATAACTTCCTGAAGGAGCAGCCGCAGCTCAACGGCCATCATCCGGCAGTCCAGCAGGCGTTGCTCGACATCGTCAGCTTCTGGCTCGATCGCGGGGTCGACGGCTTCCGCTTCGACGCGGTCAACTTCATGATGCACGATCCCAGGCTCACCGATAATCCGCCGGTCGTGAACCCGACGCAGCGGACCCGGCCGTTCGACCTGCAGCATCATTTCCACAACCAGTCGCAGCCCGAAATCCTGCCCTTCCTCGAGCGGCTGCGAGCCTTGTGCGACGATCACGGAGCGGCGTTCGCGCTGGCCGAGGTCGGCGGCGAGCAGGCGCGCGAGGAGATGGCCGACTATACCGCGCCCGGCCGGCTTCACAGCGCCTATGGGTTCGACTTCCTTTATGCCGACCGGCTGACCCCGGCGCTGGTCGCCGAGAGCGCCGGGCGCTGGCCCGACCGCCCGGGCATGGGCTGGCCAAGCTGGGCGTTCGAGAATCACGACGCCCCGCGCGCGCTGTCGCGGTGGGTCGACGAGGCTCATGCGGCGCAGTTCGCTCGCACCAAGCTGTTGCTGCTGGCGGCGCTACGGGGCTCGATCATCCTCTACCAGGGCGAGGAGCTTGGCCTGACCCAGGTCGAGGTCCCGTTTGAGCTACTGCAGGACCCCGAGGCGATCGCCAACTGGCCCCAGACGCTGAGCCGCGACGGGGTTCGCACGCCGATGCCGTGGTCGCGCGGCGAGGCTGGGCTTGGCTTCACCAGTGGCACGCCGTGGCTGCCGTTCGGGGCCGATCACACGGCCCTGAGCGTCGATGCGCAGGCGGCAGATCCGGAGTCGCTGCTTCACCTGACCCGCAGCGTGATTGCCTTGCGAAACGCCCACCAGGCGCTTCGCTGGGGCTCGCTCGACATCGTCGAGGCGGGCGAACAGCGGCTGGTCTTCGACCGCCTGCGCGGCGGCCAGCGGCTGCGGTGCAGCTTCAACCTGTCCGCCGACCCCGCTGCCTTCGCGCCTGTGGGCACCATCATCTTCTCCACCGGCGACCATGCCGGCGGCGAGCTTGGCCCGTTCGCGGCCGTGATCGAGGAATTCTGA
- a CDS encoding TonB-dependent receptor: MTKSSSNGRYWLAASPLALCAALIATPASAQDVAAGPTDADAAAEISAQQDDTIVVTGLRASIRNAVNQKRNNSSIVEVIAAEDIGKLPDASIGEALSRLPGLTSQRFDGRSNKLSVRGLSPDFTTTTLNGREMVSSDSNRAVEFDQFPSELLNGAVVYKTPDAALTNQAIGGTIDLLTIRPLSQKRRTVAIGLRGEINDKGKLNRDTKDKGYRFNIALVDQNDAGTVGWALGYARMVQPIQEQWIQAWGYGNNVGGNAALEGIKPYVKSNELTRDGLAGTLEFIPVDNWQSRLDVFYSRFNDEQTLRGQEIAGYTASSFTPVTTADGLVTSGRWNGIRTQSRNDFTDRKVNTFAIGFNNVAQFTDRLRLELDASYSRADRKFTAAETYSSTGRGQTGLTDNITYTLGGPNGISVVSGLNYADPNLWRLGDNLGWGGPFCQEALGWQCASQDGYINREASSDDLAAIKLAASYELGGPISDIRVGARFASREKTQTKTGEFLTLNAYPAVLPIPANRLVEPADLGFLGLGPSIAYDVRQLIADGVYFRTPNDLLGSAKASWDVSEDIFNTYAMANIDADLGGMDLTGNAGVQLVHTDQSSAGNVVSFNTAGGLVITPRLDGDKYWDVLPSLNLSLGLARNHKLRLGAAKVLSRSRMDDMNASRDVNFIAANALSTDITRSPWTGGGGNPKLRPWRAWQFDASYEFYFGNGGYIAVAPYYKKLLNYVYTENVLTDFNGIIAPGPIQPILREGFISAPANGRGGRIYGLELSASLPFGSLVPALEGFGAIGSASFTNSKVRRTADAVPEELPGLSKRVLNGTLYFERAGFGARVSARHRSKFLAESFALGLTSELRFAKAETILDAQVSYDLTNVGFKGLSLYVQGSNLTDEPFVQYFGDDERRVRNYHTYGRNFMAGATWKF; encoded by the coding sequence ATGACGAAATCTTCGAGCAACGGCCGCTATTGGCTTGCCGCGAGTCCGCTGGCGCTGTGCGCCGCACTGATCGCAACGCCTGCCTCGGCGCAGGATGTCGCAGCAGGGCCAACCGACGCCGATGCCGCTGCAGAGATCAGCGCGCAGCAGGACGACACCATCGTCGTCACCGGTCTGCGCGCCTCGATCCGCAACGCGGTCAACCAGAAGCGCAACAACAGCTCGATCGTTGAAGTGATCGCGGCCGAGGACATCGGCAAGCTGCCCGACGCCAGCATCGGCGAAGCGCTGTCGCGCCTTCCAGGCCTGACCAGCCAGCGCTTCGACGGCCGCTCCAACAAGCTGTCGGTGCGCGGCCTGTCGCCCGACTTCACCACCACCACGCTCAACGGGCGCGAGATGGTGAGCTCGGACAGCAACCGCGCCGTCGAATTCGACCAATTCCCGTCGGAACTGCTGAATGGCGCAGTGGTCTACAAGACCCCCGACGCGGCGCTGACCAACCAGGCGATCGGCGGCACCATCGACCTCCTCACCATCCGTCCGCTCAGCCAGAAGCGGCGCACGGTGGCGATCGGCCTGCGCGGCGAGATCAACGACAAGGGCAAGCTCAACCGCGACACCAAGGACAAGGGCTATCGCTTCAACATCGCGCTGGTCGATCAGAACGACGCCGGCACGGTGGGCTGGGCGCTCGGCTACGCCCGCATGGTGCAGCCGATCCAGGAACAGTGGATCCAGGCCTGGGGCTACGGCAACAACGTCGGCGGCAACGCCGCGCTCGAGGGCATCAAGCCTTACGTCAAGTCGAATGAACTGACCCGCGACGGCCTTGCCGGCACGCTGGAATTCATCCCGGTCGACAACTGGCAGAGCCGCCTCGACGTCTTCTATTCGCGCTTCAACGACGAGCAGACGCTGCGCGGTCAGGAAATTGCGGGCTACACCGCAAGCAGCTTCACCCCGGTGACCACCGCCGACGGGCTGGTGACCAGCGGCCGCTGGAACGGCATCCGCACCCAGTCGCGCAACGACTTCACCGATCGCAAGGTCAACACCTTCGCCATCGGCTTCAACAACGTCGCGCAATTCACCGATCGCCTCCGGCTCGAACTGGACGCGAGCTACAGCCGCGCCGACCGCAAGTTCACCGCGGCCGAAACCTACAGCTCGACCGGGCGCGGCCAGACCGGCCTGACCGACAACATCACCTACACGCTGGGCGGCCCGAACGGGATCAGCGTGGTGAGCGGCCTCAACTATGCCGACCCCAATCTGTGGCGCCTCGGCGACAACCTCGGCTGGGGTGGCCCCTTCTGCCAGGAAGCGCTCGGCTGGCAGTGCGCAAGCCAGGACGGCTACATCAACCGCGAAGCGTCGAGCGACGATCTCGCCGCGATCAAGCTTGCCGCTTCCTACGAGTTGGGCGGTCCGATCTCCGACATTCGGGTCGGCGCGCGCTTCGCCTCGCGTGAGAAGACCCAGACCAAGACCGGCGAGTTCCTGACTCTGAATGCCTATCCGGCGGTCCTGCCGATCCCGGCCAACCGCCTGGTCGAGCCGGCCGATCTCGGCTTCCTCGGTCTTGGCCCGTCGATTGCCTACGACGTCCGCCAGCTCATCGCCGACGGCGTCTATTTCCGCACTCCCAACGATCTCCTCGGCAGCGCCAAGGCCAGCTGGGACGTGTCGGAAGACATCTTCAACACCTACGCCATGGCCAACATCGACGCCGACCTCGGCGGCATGGATCTGACCGGGAACGCCGGCGTGCAGCTGGTCCACACCGACCAGAGCAGCGCGGGCAACGTGGTCAGCTTCAACACCGCTGGCGGACTGGTCATCACCCCGCGCCTCGACGGCGACAAATATTGGGACGTCCTTCCGAGCCTGAACCTCAGCCTCGGCCTCGCCCGCAACCACAAGCTTCGCCTCGGCGCGGCCAAGGTGCTGTCGCGCAGCCGCATGGACGACATGAACGCCAGCCGCGACGTCAACTTCATCGCCGCCAACGCGCTGTCGACCGACATCACCCGTTCGCCGTGGACCGGCGGCGGCGGCAATCCCAAGCTTCGCCCGTGGCGCGCCTGGCAGTTTGACGCTTCCTACGAATTCTACTTCGGCAACGGCGGCTACATTGCGGTCGCGCCTTACTACAAGAAGCTGCTCAACTACGTTTACACCGAGAACGTGCTGACCGACTTCAACGGCATCATCGCGCCGGGGCCGATCCAGCCGATCCTCCGCGAAGGCTTCATCAGCGCTCCGGCAAACGGTCGCGGCGGTCGCATCTATGGCCTCGAATTGTCGGCCTCGCTGCCGTTCGGTTCGCTGGTCCCGGCGCTCGAGGGCTTCGGTGCGATCGGCAGCGCCTCGTTCACCAACAGCAAGGTGCGGCGCACCGCCGACGCGGTTCCGGAAGAGCTTCCGGGCCTGTCGAAGCGCGTGCTCAACGGAACGCTCTACTTCGAGCGGGCTGGCTTCGGTGCCCGCGTCAGTGCCCGTCACCGTTCGAAGTTCCTCGCGGAAAGCTTCGCGCTTGGCCTGACCAGCGAGCTGCGCTTCGCCAAGGCCGAGACGATCCTCGACGCGCAGGTCAGCTATGACCTGACCAACGTCGGCTTCAAGGGGCTGTCGCTCTACGTGCAGGGCTCGAACCTGACCGACGAGCCGTTCGTCCAGTATTTCGGCGACGACGAGCGGCGGGTCCGCAACTACCACACCTACGGCCGCAACTTCATGGCCGGCGCGACCTGGAAGTTCTAA
- a CDS encoding LacI family DNA-binding transcriptional regulator has protein sequence MTQRRPTSFDIAALAGVSQPTVSRALSGNPAVSAETRARVLAAAEQLHYKVDKNASGLRRQQSRTLALLFFEDPTPDETLINPFYLSMLGSMVRACAGHGYDLLISFQQLSDDWHVDFEDSRKADGIILLGYGDYLQYRPRLEALVRRGTHFVCWGNPRANEFGAMIGSDNEAGGREATSHLIAHGRRRIGFVGTVSEGYPEFLDRYRGYVRAHDEASLPAFDRLRVDAGPSEEEGRAAVAELERRGLAYDALFAASDLAAIGAMKALQERGRQVPQDVAVVGFDDLAAAGYASPPLTTVAQDARAAGLALVEALIERIEGREGEPRLLPVSLKVRGSSLA, from the coding sequence ATGACGCAGCGGCGCCCGACATCGTTCGACATCGCGGCCCTGGCCGGTGTGTCCCAGCCGACCGTCAGCCGTGCCTTGTCCGGAAATCCCGCCGTCAGCGCCGAGACTCGGGCCCGCGTCCTCGCCGCTGCCGAGCAGCTGCATTACAAGGTCGACAAGAACGCCTCGGGCCTGCGCCGCCAGCAGAGCCGCACACTGGCCCTGCTGTTCTTCGAGGACCCGACCCCCGACGAAACGCTGATCAACCCCTTCTACCTGTCGATGCTCGGGTCGATGGTCCGCGCCTGCGCCGGACACGGTTACGACCTGCTGATCAGCTTCCAGCAACTGAGCGACGACTGGCACGTCGATTTCGAGGACAGCCGCAAGGCCGACGGGATCATCCTGCTCGGCTACGGCGACTATCTCCAGTATCGCCCGCGGCTCGAGGCTTTGGTCCGTCGCGGCACCCATTTCGTGTGCTGGGGCAACCCGCGCGCCAATGAATTCGGGGCGATGATCGGTTCCGACAATGAAGCGGGCGGGCGCGAGGCGACCAGCCACCTGATCGCCCATGGGCGGCGCCGGATCGGCTTCGTCGGCACAGTCAGCGAGGGCTATCCCGAATTCCTCGATCGCTATCGCGGCTATGTCCGCGCGCATGACGAGGCCAGCCTGCCCGCCTTCGACCGGCTGCGGGTCGATGCCGGTCCGAGTGAGGAAGAGGGCCGCGCCGCGGTCGCCGAGCTGGAACGCCGCGGGCTTGCCTATGACGCTTTGTTCGCCGCTTCCGACCTTGCCGCGATCGGCGCGATGAAGGCGCTTCAGGAACGCGGGCGCCAGGTGCCGCAGGACGTCGCGGTGGTCGGGTTCGACGACCTTGCCGCCGCCGGCTACGCAAGCCCGCCGCTGACCACCGTGGCGCAGGATGCCCGCGCCGCCGGCCTCGCGCTGGTCGAGGCCCTGATCGAGCGGATCGAGGGACGGGAAGGCGAGCCGCGGCTGCTTCCCGTCAGCCTCAAGGTGCGCGGCTCAAGCCTGGCCTGA
- a CDS encoding alpha-amylase family glycosyl hydrolase — MSLMTALALATASQMTPAAQPAPAADFRARRPEDEVIYFLLPDRFDNGDRRNDNGGIKGGPLQSGFDPSHKGFYHGGDLKGLIRRLDYLQGMGVTAIWFAPIFKNKPVQGGKGQESAGYHGYWVTDFTRVDPHFGENGDFKAFVDAAHGRGMKVYMDIITNHTADVIKFSECEAANACPYRSIADYPYQRRGGVGGKAINPGFLGETVRTPENFARLTDPNYAYTLNTDAKERNVKVPAWLNDPLLYHNRGDSTFTGESSTQGDFVGLDDLMTEQPKVVAGMIEVYGSWIDRFGIDGFRIDTARHVNPEFWQQFAPAMLERAKARGIPNFHIFGEVANDDFSPGFLAKHTVEDKLPAVLDFAFKQAALRSLAAGQPTEIWREFLNQDVLYAGGKATAKQLPTFLGNHDQGRFAYYVREGNKNASPEELLARVSLGHVLMFTWRGVPTVYYGDEQGFVGDGGDQDSRETMFPSKTATYLDNTLLGTTRTNAVENFDASHPLYRLIAQLARIRTGSEALRRGDSRLLAAEDKPGLLAFSRSGGAEEVIVAVNISAQPITRNVAVAADISGLASLSGPCPAAPVAPGTVRVALPAFGHVICRAVR; from the coding sequence ATGAGCCTGATGACTGCCCTCGCCCTGGCCACCGCAAGTCAGATGACGCCGGCCGCCCAGCCGGCCCCCGCCGCGGATTTCCGAGCCCGGCGGCCGGAAGACGAGGTGATCTATTTCCTGCTGCCCGACCGGTTCGACAATGGCGACCGCCGGAACGACAACGGAGGGATCAAGGGTGGGCCGCTGCAGTCCGGGTTCGATCCCTCTCACAAGGGCTTCTACCATGGCGGCGACCTCAAAGGCCTGATCCGCCGCCTCGATTATCTTCAAGGCATGGGCGTCACCGCCATCTGGTTTGCGCCGATCTTCAAGAACAAGCCGGTGCAGGGCGGCAAGGGGCAGGAAAGCGCGGGCTACCACGGCTATTGGGTGACCGACTTCACCCGCGTCGATCCGCATTTCGGCGAGAATGGGGACTTCAAGGCTTTCGTCGACGCGGCCCACGGGCGCGGCATGAAAGTCTATATGGATATCATTACCAATCACACGGCGGACGTGATCAAGTTCTCCGAATGCGAGGCGGCGAATGCCTGTCCCTACCGGTCAATCGCCGACTACCCCTATCAGCGCCGCGGCGGCGTTGGCGGCAAGGCGATCAACCCGGGCTTCCTCGGCGAGACGGTCCGCACGCCCGAGAATTTCGCGCGGCTGACCGACCCCAATTACGCCTACACGCTGAACACCGATGCCAAGGAGCGGAACGTCAAGGTTCCGGCCTGGCTCAACGACCCTTTGCTCTACCATAATCGCGGCGACAGCACCTTCACGGGCGAGAGCTCAACGCAGGGCGATTTCGTCGGCCTGGACGACCTGATGACCGAGCAGCCCAAGGTCGTGGCGGGCATGATCGAGGTGTACGGCAGCTGGATCGACCGGTTCGGGATCGACGGGTTCCGGATCGACACCGCGCGGCACGTGAACCCGGAATTCTGGCAGCAGTTCGCGCCGGCCATGCTGGAGCGGGCCAAGGCCAGGGGCATTCCGAACTTCCACATCTTCGGCGAGGTCGCGAACGACGACTTCAGCCCCGGTTTCCTCGCCAAGCACACGGTCGAGGACAAGCTTCCGGCGGTGCTCGACTTCGCTTTCAAGCAGGCTGCGCTGCGCAGCCTGGCGGCCGGCCAACCGACCGAGATCTGGCGCGAATTCCTCAACCAGGACGTGCTCTACGCCGGAGGCAAGGCGACCGCGAAGCAGCTTCCGACCTTCCTCGGCAATCACGACCAGGGGCGGTTCGCTTATTACGTGCGCGAGGGGAACAAGAACGCCTCTCCGGAAGAGCTTCTGGCGCGGGTTAGCCTGGGCCACGTGCTGATGTTCACCTGGCGCGGCGTGCCGACGGTCTATTATGGCGACGAGCAGGGCTTTGTCGGCGATGGCGGCGACCAGGATTCGCGCGAGACGATGTTCCCGTCGAAGACCGCGACCTATCTCGACAACACATTGCTCGGCACCACGCGCACCAACGCGGTCGAGAATTTCGATGCGTCGCATCCGCTCTATCGCCTGATCGCGCAGCTCGCCCGCATCCGCACCGGCAGCGAAGCATTGCGCCGGGGTGACAGCCGCCTGCTCGCCGCCGAAGACAAGCCCGGCCTTCTCGCCTTCAGCCGTTCGGGCGGCGCCGAGGAAGTCATCGTCGCGGTGAACATCTCGGCCCAGCCGATCACCCGCAACGTCGCGGTCGCCGCCGATATCAGCGGCCTCGCCTCGCTGTCGGGCCCCTGCCCCGCCGCTCCGGTCGCCCCGGGAACTGTCCGCGTCGCCTTGCCTGCGTTCGGCCATGTCATCTGCCGCGCCGTTCGCTGA